In Pajaroellobacter abortibovis, the following are encoded in one genomic region:
- a CDS encoding NADH-quinone oxidoreductase subunit J produces the protein MSEATSIYFYGCSGIALAGALITSASSNPIRSAMGLMMVIVAIAALFLPLHAEFLAAIQLMVYAGAVVVLFLFIIMLLGEGAISEDKRNISWIRRLSPLVFLIPWIAAIGMFTKHPDVLPSFELLTDHFGTIEGISHTLFEQELIPFEYSSALLIVAALGAFTVARGKTILPLSQPSPSHYESQGS, from the coding sequence ATGAGTGAAGCGACATCAATCTATTTTTATGGATGCAGCGGGATAGCTCTTGCAGGGGCTCTGATCACGAGTGCAAGTTCCAACCCTATACGGAGTGCCATGGGCCTCATGATGGTTATCGTTGCTATCGCTGCCCTCTTCCTCCCACTCCATGCTGAATTCTTAGCTGCAATCCAATTGATGGTTTACGCGGGGGCAGTCGTTGTTCTCTTTCTTTTCATTATCATGCTGCTAGGAGAAGGAGCCATCAGTGAAGATAAACGCAACATCTCTTGGATCCGTAGGCTCAGCCCTCTTGTCTTTTTAATTCCATGGATTGCAGCGATAGGGATGTTTACCAAACACCCAGATGTCCTCCCCTCATTTGAACTCCTTACTGATCATTTCGGAACAATCGAAGGGATCTCCCATACCCTCTTCGAGCAAGAACTTATCCCTTTTGAATATTCGAGCGCACTCCTCATTGTAGCCGCCTTAGGAGCTTTTACGGTAGCCAGAGGCAAAACCATTCTCCCGCTTTCTCAGCCTTCCCCCTCTCATTACGAATCACAGGGATCATGA
- the nuoK gene encoding NADH-quinone oxidoreductase subunit NuoK has product MNTHHYILLSMLLFTVGSTGFLIRRNVLIVLMSIELMLNASSVAFVAFNCAYPHNQTGQVFSFFVIAIAAAEASVGLALLLSFYRLNRSTDTNEANLLKN; this is encoded by the coding sequence ATGAATACCCATCACTATATCCTCTTAAGTATGCTCTTATTTACGGTAGGAAGCACTGGCTTTCTGATTCGGCGCAATGTGCTCATCGTTCTGATGAGCATTGAATTGATGCTCAATGCGAGCAGTGTAGCGTTTGTTGCATTCAACTGCGCTTATCCTCACAACCAAACAGGTCAAGTTTTCTCTTTTTTCGTGATCGCCATCGCTGCAGCAGAAGCCTCTGTCGGTCTCGCTCTTCTTCTCTCTTTTTATCGTCTCAACCGAAGTACAGATACAAACGAGGCCAACTTATTAAAAAATTAA
- the nuoL gene encoding NADH-quinone oxidoreductase subunit L encodes MEVHEATSLSIFFGADPKQFELIGVILGMPLLGAFINGIWGKHLGKSAVRLMALSAIGMSFICSVFTFCILKSGIAHSAQDSREPLKLAWTAWEWMHTDGTKRLTQLSIPIRFSIDPLNSIMMLIVTGIGFLIHLYSTAYMEKDESYWRFFAYLNLFVFSMLVLILADNLPVLFIGWEGVGLCSYLLIGFWYNYLPNVAAGKKAFITNRIGDFGLICAMFLLAHYTGALDWVGISKRAFSLISTAPSHQIHLWPLGGIHYTGFWKFLQPDSPFTISAATAISLCLFLGCTGKSAQIPLYVWLPDAMAGPTPVSALIHAATMVTAGIYLICRLSFVFILSPFTMMLIACVGAATAFFAATIALVQFDIKKVLAYSTVSQLGFMFLGVGVGAFTAGFFHVFTHAFFKACLFLGSGSVIHAMHAYYHNDAQAQDMRLMGGLRRHMPATFWSFTAATAAIIGFPFTAGFFSKDEILYKAFTNHTIHPFKNYLEERGVSVFEPPSWLGPTLYTIGALAATMTAFYMVRALLMTFFGEFRGWQIDGADSTPISSRTESVSTLLHASASSHHDETHEGYPTHAPAPHESPWTMTLPLLLLGAASLFAGTLSMGPFHIQPLEHWLEPLFENAVKRAVYVSEEAEHLEWPLAAGGIGAFAIGTSLAYWMYILKKGEPGKRLFSLFPGLYQLILHKWKIDELYQCTAIAFVKRMASITAIFDQWIVDALLARFSSFIVSSLGALLRTLQTGTIHVYAFAMVLGFFSLSWFFVQPHVDATITHEPNGDCTVQAKSGLGYTYRWYSHRNDRPDTEQYGTESSLTIHLPENIEQSVRLEIRNAFGQQASKDFLLSRKETN; translated from the coding sequence ATGGAAGTCCACGAAGCCACATCTTTATCCATTTTTTTCGGAGCTGATCCAAAACAATTCGAACTGATTGGCGTAATTCTAGGGATGCCTTTGTTAGGAGCTTTTATCAATGGCATCTGGGGTAAACATCTAGGAAAATCCGCAGTTCGCTTGATGGCTCTATCCGCTATCGGCATGAGCTTTATCTGCTCTGTTTTCACATTCTGCATCCTCAAGTCCGGCATCGCCCATTCTGCTCAAGATAGTCGCGAGCCCTTAAAATTAGCATGGACAGCATGGGAATGGATGCACACGGACGGGACCAAGCGCCTTACTCAGCTCTCCATCCCAATTCGGTTCTCCATCGATCCCCTCAACAGCATCATGATGCTGATCGTGACAGGGATCGGATTTCTCATCCATCTTTATTCCACAGCTTATATGGAAAAAGATGAGAGCTATTGGCGGTTTTTCGCTTATCTAAATCTATTCGTTTTCTCGATGTTGGTTCTCATTTTAGCCGATAACCTTCCCGTTTTATTCATCGGATGGGAGGGGGTAGGGTTGTGTTCCTACCTGCTGATTGGCTTTTGGTACAATTATCTCCCCAATGTAGCGGCAGGGAAAAAGGCATTTATTACGAATCGGATAGGAGATTTTGGCCTCATTTGCGCGATGTTTTTACTGGCCCACTATACAGGAGCTTTGGATTGGGTTGGCATTTCAAAACGAGCTTTCTCTTTGATCTCCACTGCCCCTTCTCATCAGATCCATTTGTGGCCTCTAGGAGGGATTCATTATACAGGATTCTGGAAATTCCTTCAACCTGATTCCCCTTTCACCATCTCTGCAGCAACCGCTATAAGCCTCTGTTTATTTCTCGGATGTACAGGAAAGAGTGCTCAGATCCCTCTCTACGTATGGCTTCCTGATGCTATGGCGGGCCCTACACCGGTGTCTGCTCTCATTCACGCAGCAACCATGGTCACTGCAGGGATCTATTTGATCTGCCGCCTCTCCTTTGTATTTATCCTATCCCCCTTCACCATGATGCTGATTGCATGCGTGGGAGCAGCAACAGCGTTTTTCGCAGCGACGATCGCTCTGGTACAGTTCGATATCAAGAAAGTATTAGCCTATTCCACAGTCAGCCAGTTGGGCTTTATGTTTTTAGGAGTAGGAGTGGGAGCCTTCACAGCAGGATTCTTTCACGTTTTTACGCACGCCTTTTTTAAGGCCTGCCTCTTCTTGGGATCGGGAAGCGTGATTCATGCAATGCACGCCTACTACCACAATGATGCTCAAGCCCAGGATATGCGTCTCATGGGTGGATTAAGGCGTCACATGCCCGCCACATTTTGGTCTTTTACAGCAGCTACAGCAGCGATCATAGGATTCCCATTCACAGCAGGATTCTTTTCCAAAGATGAAATCCTTTACAAAGCCTTTACGAATCACACCATCCATCCTTTCAAAAACTATCTAGAAGAGCGCGGTGTCTCTGTTTTTGAGCCCCCTTCATGGCTTGGTCCTACCCTCTACACAATAGGGGCTTTAGCGGCCACAATGACAGCGTTTTATATGGTTCGCGCTCTTCTGATGACGTTCTTTGGAGAGTTCCGAGGGTGGCAGATCGATGGTGCAGATTCCACTCCTATCTCCTCTAGGACGGAGTCTGTCTCAACCTTGCTACATGCTTCCGCATCCTCTCATCATGATGAAACCCATGAGGGATATCCAACGCATGCCCCTGCGCCTCATGAATCTCCCTGGACAATGACCTTGCCACTTCTACTGCTCGGAGCTGCATCGCTCTTTGCAGGTACGCTTTCGATGGGTCCATTCCACATCCAGCCTCTTGAGCACTGGTTAGAACCTTTGTTCGAAAATGCTGTCAAAAGGGCTGTCTATGTGAGCGAAGAGGCAGAACATTTAGAATGGCCGCTCGCTGCTGGAGGGATTGGTGCGTTCGCAATAGGAACAAGTCTCGCCTATTGGATGTATATCCTTAAGAAAGGAGAACCCGGAAAGCGACTCTTTTCTCTCTTCCCAGGTCTTTATCAATTGATTCTCCACAAATGGAAAATTGACGAACTCTATCAGTGTACAGCGATCGCTTTCGTCAAGAGGATGGCCAGCATCACTGCAATTTTCGATCAATGGATCGTAGATGCTCTTCTTGCGCGCTTTTCTAGCTTTATTGTATCCAGCCTAGGTGCACTTCTGCGCACTTTACAGACAGGAACCATTCATGTCTATGCATTCGCCATGGTCTTAGGATTTTTTTCCCTCTCTTGGTTCTTTGTACAACCGCATGTCGACGCAACGATCACACATGAACCCAATGGAGATTGCACCGTGCAAGCTAAATCGGGACTCGGCTACACTTATCGCTGGTATTCACATAGAAACGATCGCCCTGACACAGAGCAATATGGCACTGAATCTTCCCTAACCATCCACCTGCCCGAAAATATCGAGCAATCTGTCCGCCTTGAGATCAGAAACGCATTTGGACAGCAAGCATCCAAAGACTTTCTACTCTCCAGGAAAGAGACTAATTAA
- a CDS encoding complex I subunit 4 family protein produces MDINPINQFSSQSCSRTIKIHSYLLLCLVSIGAGGLTWACGQTGWIGFAALLGVLASHSYPLKNRIINGAISALSALFIKQLWNHSIALPEGLPIQTYPLLSWLIGIPIGCAFLLLFLPRQALRTLQTLTCFVTLFVFTISLLLLKVPMGKEFHWVQKIHWIESFGISYHVGLDGISLWLVLLTTFLFPIAAYSSFGSIHTRQKEWCFSLLLLEGALVGAFVALDLFLFYVFWELVLIPMIFMIGIWGSTKRIYASIKFFIYTMFGSVLMLGAIIYLAYSYSIATQGSLSFDYFELQRVLIPYSIERWLYTAFTLSFLIKVPMWPVHTWLPDAHTEAPTVGSILLAAILLKLGTYGYLRFSIGLFPEASTELAPYLAGIAVVGGILYGALCAWKQEDVKRLVAYSSVAHLGYIMLGLFAATPSSVEGAVLQMINHGISTGFLFLLIGMLYDRRHTRQLSEFGGLAKSMPVYTTFFVIATMASIGLPGMNGFVGEFMIIVGTFASHTLGQLGGLQAVGATAGVILAAVYMLNPVERMFFGSASRVENKYLPDLSGHELTTAFPFLVMIFTLGLFPHIFLSEIRGAVTRIQQETQIRLTRYPGLGYYEGPVQLLPKKVEPSAQPSYIPWKPSK; encoded by the coding sequence ATGGATATCAACCCTATCAATCAATTCTCTTCCCAATCTTGTTCTAGAACAATCAAGATCCACTCGTATCTGCTTCTATGCCTTGTATCGATAGGAGCAGGAGGACTCACCTGGGCTTGTGGGCAAACAGGATGGATCGGCTTTGCCGCACTGCTCGGTGTCCTCGCAAGTCACTCGTACCCGCTCAAGAATCGAATCATAAACGGCGCTATATCAGCGCTCTCCGCCCTATTCATTAAACAACTCTGGAATCATTCTATCGCTCTCCCAGAAGGGCTTCCTATTCAGACCTACCCCCTCCTCTCATGGCTCATAGGGATCCCGATCGGATGTGCCTTCCTCCTTCTTTTCCTTCCTAGACAAGCTCTCCGAACGCTTCAGACGTTAACCTGTTTTGTCACGTTGTTCGTCTTTACAATCAGCCTTCTGCTCCTCAAAGTGCCCATGGGAAAAGAATTTCACTGGGTTCAGAAAATCCATTGGATAGAGTCGTTCGGCATTTCTTACCACGTAGGGCTCGATGGCATCTCCCTCTGGCTCGTTCTCCTCACAACTTTCCTATTCCCCATCGCAGCCTATTCTTCTTTCGGCTCTATCCACACACGCCAGAAAGAGTGGTGCTTCTCCCTCCTCCTCCTCGAAGGGGCACTCGTAGGAGCTTTTGTAGCGCTCGATCTCTTTCTCTTTTATGTCTTTTGGGAACTCGTTCTCATTCCGATGATTTTCATGATCGGCATATGGGGGAGCACCAAGCGGATCTACGCCTCGATCAAGTTTTTCATTTACACGATGTTCGGCTCCGTATTGATGTTGGGAGCAATCATCTATCTCGCTTACAGCTATAGCATAGCTACTCAAGGTTCTCTCTCTTTTGACTATTTTGAGCTTCAACGCGTTTTGATCCCCTACTCTATCGAACGATGGCTCTATACAGCTTTTACGCTCTCATTTCTGATCAAAGTCCCGATGTGGCCTGTGCACACGTGGCTTCCCGACGCCCATACAGAGGCTCCTACAGTGGGTTCCATTTTACTCGCGGCCATCCTCCTCAAACTAGGCACGTACGGCTACCTGAGATTTAGCATAGGGCTCTTCCCCGAAGCATCCACTGAACTCGCCCCCTATCTAGCAGGCATCGCTGTGGTTGGAGGCATTTTATACGGCGCTCTGTGCGCCTGGAAGCAAGAAGACGTCAAACGGCTTGTCGCCTATTCCTCCGTAGCCCATCTTGGATACATCATGCTCGGCCTCTTTGCAGCCACTCCCAGCTCTGTAGAAGGGGCTGTGCTTCAAATGATCAACCACGGTATTTCGACAGGTTTTCTCTTTCTCCTGATCGGAATGCTGTACGATCGGCGACATACTCGACAGCTCAGTGAGTTTGGCGGATTGGCAAAGTCTATGCCTGTATATACAACCTTTTTTGTCATCGCCACGATGGCAAGTATCGGCCTACCTGGAATGAATGGATTCGTCGGAGAATTCATGATCATCGTAGGGACATTCGCAAGTCACACGCTGGGGCAGCTAGGAGGGCTTCAAGCTGTAGGAGCAACAGCAGGCGTAATTCTAGCTGCTGTCTATATGCTGAATCCCGTTGAACGTATGTTTTTTGGCTCCGCTTCGCGTGTAGAAAACAAATATCTTCCCGATTTATCAGGCCACGAATTGACCACAGCATTCCCATTTCTCGTGATGATCTTTACCTTAGGCCTTTTCCCACACATCTTCCTGTCTGAAATTCGAGGTGCAGTAACCCGCATTCAGCAGGAAACACAAATACGCCTCACCCGTTATCCAGGGCTAGGTTATTACGAAGGTCCCGTTCAGCTCCTACCTAAAAAGGTAGAGCCATCCGCTCAACCCTCTTACATCCCATGGAAACCATCTAAGTAA